A single Oncorhynchus nerka isolate Pitt River linkage group LG10, Oner_Uvic_2.0, whole genome shotgun sequence DNA region contains:
- the znf488 gene encoding zinc finger protein 488, with translation MDQSFLSRSLWTSEGKFLQHHATDLYTSVHVTRNIPAGAQFGPCILQNTFYDTVAFIALKSRDKRSKSYVFRVDPEAMRSSALVLSWLRLVQAACGREEQNTEAFLKGGQLYFRTTRDIRQEEELLVWYDQELSHLLGFTDISARGQHEELKCATCNQVFKNEHPYLAHCRFLCAQVKYDALSREAYEHKHMEIKRQRRVTDFHNIARDLEHKRYGASEDAEISPRKWKHEETGYPRWRKPVLLEKTNISNNNNNITQITRDYHPTAPESTGSALKLKAEKYQLKKDHVECKNSAFTEVGAAKISFTHEKEKPTEADSETVREMSADLNSNSNSSAFSFVLRSGAEEQKSAFCKPYKRTSNGSTAHPSNTLPAQLNRLEDVRDVFTSKTVLGYNNLLATNMLNGDLPRAQTLPTQVNGNAFPYAPEHWSRSIGDQLQTTSSLTILPPTFTSIGVSVQNWCAKCNLSFRMTSDLVLHMRSHHKKEFAAESQVRRRREEKLTCPICHEFFRERHHLSRHMTSHN, from the exons ATGGACCAGAGTTTTTTATCTCGTTCCCTCTGGACCAGTGAGGGTAAATTCCTCCAGCACCACGCGACAGACCTCTATACCAGCGTGCACGTCACTCGCAACATCCCAGCTGGGGCACAGTTCGGCCCGTGCATCCTTCAGAATACTTTCTATGACACGGTCGCCTTCATAGCGCTCAAATCCCGCGACAAGAGAAGCAAATCATACGTGTTCAGA GTGGACCCCGAGGCTATGCGGAGCTCTGCTCTAGTGCTGTCCTGGCTGCGACTGGTGCAGGCGGCGTGTGGCAGGGAGGAACAGAACACCGAAGCGTTCCTGAAGGGAGGCCAGCTGTATTTCCGGACCACCAGGGACATACGTCAGGAAGAGGAACTGTTGGTGTGGTATGACCAGGAATTGTCACATCTACTGGGCTTCACTGACATCTCAGCCAGAGGACAACAtgaag AGCTTAAATGCGCAACATGTAACCAGGTCTTCAAGAATGAGCATCCCTATTTGGCCCACTGCCGCTTCCTGTGCGCGCAGGTGAAGTATGACGCGCTGAGCAGAGAGGCCTACGAACACAAACACATGGAGATCAAGCGGCAACGACGCGTCACAGACTTCCACAACATCGCTAGGGATCTGGAACATAAAAGATACGGCGCTAGTGAAGACGCAGAGATTTCCCCGCGGAAATGGAAACACGAGGAGACGGGTTATCCCCGATGGAGGAAACCTGTGCTACTTGAGAAAACCAACATAtcgaacaacaacaacaacatcacacaGATAACCAGAGACTACCACCCCACTGCGCCAGAGTCAACTGGCTCTGCATTGAAACTGAAGGCGGAGAAGTACCAGCTCAAAAAGGACCACGTGGAATGTAAAAATAGTGCGTTTACAGAGGTTGGAGCAGCGAAAATTAGTTTTACGCATGAGAAAGAAAAGCCAACGGAGGCTGATTCTGAGACAGTGCGGGAGATGAGCGCTGATTTAAACTCAAACAGCAACAGCAGTGCCTTTTCATTCGTTCTGCGCAGTGGAGCGGAGGAGCAGAAAAGCGCTTTCTGTAAACCCTATAAAAGGACTTCTAACGGCTCTACAGCGCACCCATCCAACACATTACCTGCTCAATTGAACCGCCTAGAGGATGTGAGAGACGTTTTTACTTCAAAGACGGTTCTGGGATACAACAATCTATTGGCTACTAATATGTTGAATGGTGATTTACCTCGCGCACAGACACTACCTACACAGGTTAATGGAAACGCTTTCCCGTACGCGCCAGAGCACTGGTCCAGGAGCATTGGAGACCAACTACAAACCACGTCGTCTTTAACAATTCTTCCACCAACGTTTACCTCCATTGGGGTGTCAGTGCAAAACTGGTGCGCCAAGTGTAACCTCTCCTTCCGCATGACGTCTGACCTAGTGTTACACATGCGCTCGCACCACAAGAAGGAGTTCGCGGCGGAGTCCCAGGTGAGGAGGAGGCGAGAGGAGAAACTTACCTGCCCTATCTGCCACGAGTTCTTCCGGGAACGGCACCACCTTTCACGTCACATGACATCGCACAATTAA